One Actinomyces respiraculi DNA window includes the following coding sequences:
- a CDS encoding thiolase family protein, giving the protein MIGGLMHHTRSDLARLEGNATVIVSAMRTPTGRRRGSLSHMTAAELGAHAVRAALARVPRVVDDVAQVIFGNVYQGGAGQNVARQVALGAGLAVRVPAMTVNEVCGSGLKSVILAEQLIRLRRADVVVAGGTESMTRAALVSAYDPGTRSYLDPQPSLMVDGLTDAFSGEAMGVTAEEVAKQHAIDRASQDAWALRSHERAAGATRDGLYAQEIAPVDLSDGERLDHDEPIRPDTDEERLAGLRPVFAEDGTVTAGNASSVADGAAALVVTSADYARRHGLDVMAVVSSSSEIAIDPQIMGFSPTTAIRDLLSHQGLTTADVDSYEINEAFAATSLAVSQDLDLDPETVNPTGSSIALGHPLGASGARILVTLVHRLRREGLHRGVASLCVGGGMGIAVLVESLARSETVGAR; this is encoded by the coding sequence ATGATTGGGGGCCTCATGCACCACACCCGCAGCGACCTCGCCCGCCTGGAGGGCAACGCCACCGTTATCGTCTCCGCGATGCGCACGCCGACGGGTCGCCGCCGCGGCAGCCTGTCCCACATGACCGCGGCGGAGCTGGGCGCCCACGCGGTGCGGGCGGCGCTGGCACGGGTGCCGAGGGTGGTCGACGACGTCGCCCAGGTCATCTTCGGCAATGTCTACCAGGGCGGTGCCGGGCAGAACGTGGCGCGGCAGGTCGCGCTGGGCGCCGGCCTGGCGGTGCGGGTGCCGGCGATGACCGTCAACGAGGTCTGTGGTTCCGGCCTGAAGTCCGTCATCCTCGCCGAGCAGCTCATCCGGCTGCGGCGCGCCGACGTCGTCGTCGCCGGTGGGACGGAGTCGATGACCCGGGCGGCACTCGTGTCCGCCTACGACCCGGGCACCCGCTCCTACCTTGATCCTCAGCCCTCCCTCATGGTCGACGGGCTGACGGACGCCTTCAGTGGTGAGGCGATGGGGGTCACGGCCGAGGAGGTCGCCAAGCAGCACGCCATCGACCGGGCGAGCCAGGACGCCTGGGCGCTGCGCTCGCACGAGCGGGCCGCCGGCGCCACCCGCGACGGCCTGTACGCCCAGGAGATCGCCCCGGTGGACCTGTCCGACGGCGAGCGCCTGGACCACGACGAGCCGATCCGCCCCGACACGGACGAGGAGCGTCTGGCAGGGCTGCGTCCCGTCTTCGCCGAGGACGGCACCGTCACCGCCGGCAACGCCTCCTCCGTGGCCGACGGCGCCGCAGCCCTCGTGGTGACCTCCGCGGACTATGCCCGTCGCCACGGCCTGGACGTGATGGCGGTGGTCTCCAGCTCCTCGGAGATCGCCATCGACCCGCAGATCATGGGCTTCTCCCCCACCACCGCGATCCGTGACCTGCTGTCCCACCAGGGCCTGACGACGGCGGACGTTGACTCCTACGAGATCAATGAGGCTTTCGCCGCGACCTCCCTGGCCGTGAGCCAGGACCTGGACCTGGACCCGGAGACGGTCAACCCGACGGGCTCGTCGATCGCGCTCGGCCACCCCCTGGGTGCCTCCGGCGCCCGCATCCTCGTCACGCTCGTGCACCGGTTGCGGCGCGAGGGCCTGCACCGCGGGGTCGCCTCGCTGTGCGTGGGCGGCGGCATGGGCATCGCCGTGCTCGTGGAGTCCCTGGCCCGCAGCGAGACCGTGGGGGCCCGGTGA
- a CDS encoding hydroxymethylglutaryl-CoA synthase yields MPIGIDALEIAIPDLYLDMTDLAVARGVDPAKFHIGLGQDQMAVSPASTDVVTLAARAAAAVVERADEADIAALGLVVLGSESAVDASKAMAVMVHGLLGLPEGVRAYDIREACYAGTAGLLTAVDYVAAHPGRTALVIASDLARYGLGTAGEPTQGAGAVAMLVRQDPRLLIIDPASTARTEDVYDFWRPEGESVPRVDGHLSNRCYTAMFARVFAAHREASGLDVEDYAALCFHLPYTKMGRKALAGVLTPEEAEARGLDHLHRRYDESLIYSRRVGNCYTASLFLGLLSLLDHSDLRPGDRLGLFSYGSGAVGELVTATVVEGFDSRRDPAATMTALDARRRLSVKEYEAVLTESLEPVGADISSTLLPDGGPYALIGMVDGVRRYRMP; encoded by the coding sequence GTGCCCATCGGCATCGACGCGCTCGAGATCGCGATCCCGGATCTGTACCTCGACATGACGGACCTGGCGGTGGCCCGCGGCGTGGACCCCGCCAAGTTCCACATCGGGCTCGGCCAGGACCAGATGGCCGTCTCGCCCGCCAGCACCGACGTCGTCACCCTGGCCGCCCGGGCCGCCGCCGCCGTCGTGGAGCGGGCGGACGAGGCCGACATCGCCGCCCTCGGGCTCGTCGTCCTGGGCTCCGAGTCCGCCGTCGACGCCTCCAAGGCCATGGCCGTCATGGTCCACGGGCTGCTCGGACTGCCTGAGGGCGTGCGCGCCTACGACATCCGTGAGGCCTGCTACGCGGGTACCGCCGGGCTGCTGACCGCCGTGGACTACGTGGCCGCGCACCCGGGGCGCACCGCCCTCGTCATCGCCTCGGACCTGGCCCGCTACGGCCTGGGCACTGCCGGCGAGCCCACCCAGGGGGCGGGCGCCGTCGCGATGCTTGTGCGCCAGGACCCGCGCCTGCTCATCATCGACCCGGCCTCCACCGCCCGCACCGAGGACGTCTACGACTTCTGGCGCCCTGAGGGTGAGAGCGTCCCGCGCGTGGACGGGCACCTGTCCAACCGCTGCTACACCGCCATGTTCGCCCGCGTCTTCGCCGCCCACCGCGAGGCCAGCGGCCTGGACGTTGAGGACTACGCGGCCCTGTGCTTCCACCTGCCCTACACCAAGATGGGGCGCAAGGCGCTGGCCGGCGTCCTGACGCCCGAGGAGGCCGAGGCCCGCGGCCTCGACCACCTGCACCGCCGCTACGACGAGTCCCTCATCTACTCGCGGCGCGTGGGCAACTGCTATACCGCCTCACTGTTCCTGGGCCTGCTCTCGCTGCTCGACCACTCGGACCTGCGCCCCGGCGACCGCCTGGGCCTGTTCTCCTACGGCTCGGGCGCGGTGGGCGAGCTCGTCACCGCCACCGTCGTTGAGGGTTTCGACTCGCGCCGGGACCCCGCCGCCACCATGACCGCGCTCGATGCCCGCAGGCGCCTGAGCGTCAAGGAGTACGAGGCGGTACTTACCGAGTCCCTGGAGCCGGTCGGGGCGGACATCTCCTCCACGCTCCTGCCCGATGGCGGCCCCTACGCGCTCATCGGCATGGTCGACGGCGTGCGCCGCTACCGCATGCCCTGA
- a CDS encoding tripartite tricarboxylate transporter permease: MLAVMLVAVLAAVVLYSFIGFIPGTDETSVLAPVTLALVLSGASAEVVLSFFISAIVTLNLMNAIPTALVGLPGGVMSAPLMEHAVLLRSRGLASTTIRKMAVGSAIGTVVSIPLAFLLAAAVAPLADPIKDRAPLILALGACLLAVLGQNRLLALISIVPMAFLFRGLPAVYEANGIIRPGESVNISFFLGITVGPLLVTLLELLNKRRRNALPHGTLTQARLSADGFRSRELRPNRLVTASEGGWSAAMAAASTPLFVLSPVGLTFLLGEASAARLKDPVERAKRAVTVMSSLTHSTYLAGVIIPLVALGIPISGVSAGPAGPLFEADGVYSLEHNIHHLLSLPQVVIATVLGALIAVVVTYVVAVRWSSQITHFVIRRVPHEAVLSLFVSLIVVLAYIDAGVANVFGVLLVGIVCGSLNRLGVSYGVQFMTLYASPGIVAWLASL; the protein is encoded by the coding sequence ATGCTCGCCGTCATGCTCGTGGCCGTCCTGGCTGCCGTCGTCCTGTACTCCTTCATCGGTTTCATCCCCGGCACGGACGAGACGAGCGTCCTGGCGCCCGTCACCCTTGCCCTCGTGCTCTCCGGCGCCTCCGCCGAGGTGGTCCTGTCCTTCTTCATCTCCGCCATCGTCACCCTCAACCTCATGAACGCCATCCCGACGGCCCTGGTGGGCCTGCCCGGCGGCGTCATGAGCGCCCCGCTCATGGAGCACGCCGTGCTGCTGCGCTCACGGGGCCTGGCCTCGACGACGATCCGTAAAATGGCCGTCGGCTCGGCCATCGGCACGGTCGTGTCCATCCCGCTGGCCTTCCTCCTGGCCGCCGCCGTCGCCCCGCTGGCCGATCCCATCAAGGACCGGGCCCCGCTCATCCTCGCCCTGGGCGCCTGCCTGCTTGCCGTGCTGGGCCAGAACCGACTCCTGGCGCTGATCTCCATCGTGCCCATGGCCTTCCTCTTCAGGGGCCTGCCGGCCGTCTACGAGGCCAACGGCATCATCAGGCCCGGTGAGAGCGTCAACATCTCCTTCTTCCTGGGCATCACCGTCGGCCCGCTGCTCGTGACCCTGCTCGAGCTGCTTAACAAGCGGCGCCGCAATGCCCTGCCGCACGGCACCCTGACCCAGGCGCGCCTGAGCGCGGACGGCTTCCGCTCGCGTGAGCTGCGCCCGAACCGGCTCGTCACCGCCTCGGAGGGCGGCTGGAGCGCCGCGATGGCGGCCGCCTCCACGCCCCTGTTCGTCCTGTCCCCGGTGGGCCTGACCTTCCTGCTGGGTGAGGCCTCCGCCGCCCGGCTCAAGGACCCGGTGGAGCGTGCCAAGCGGGCCGTGACCGTCATGAGTTCACTCACCCACTCGACCTACCTCGCGGGTGTCATCATCCCGCTCGTCGCCCTGGGCATCCCGATCTCCGGTGTGTCCGCGGGCCCGGCCGGCCCCCTCTTTGAGGCCGACGGCGTCTACAGCCTCGAGCACAATATCCACCACCTGCTGAGCCTGCCCCAGGTGGTGATCGCCACCGTCCTGGGTGCGCTGATCGCCGTCGTTGTCACCTACGTGGTGGCGGTGCGCTGGTCCAGCCAGATCACCCACTTCGTCATCAGGCGGGTGCCTCACGAGGCCGTCCTGTCACTGTTCGTGTCCCTCATCGTTGTGCTCGCCTACATCGATGCCGGTGTGGCCAACGTCTTCGGCGTGCTGCTCGTGGGCATCGTGTGCGGCTCCCTCAACCGCCTGGGCGTGTCCTACGGCGTGCAGTTCATGACGCTGTACGCCTCGCCCGGCATCGTGGCCTGGCTCGCCTCCCTCTGA